A genomic segment from bacterium encodes:
- a CDS encoding SIS domain-containing protein — protein MNSIQKLERFRRHAEESMLLRRVIVERLGEQIIECSNLIAGVIGSGGKILLAGNGESAATASHFAAQLVVRLRADHLRQSLPAITLAGDTAVLTAAATELGFKEMFARQIEGIGHKGDLLIVIATSDDAESLTRAIQVARARGMLTIGLLGANGVRIANSVDRALLIPHPSTQRVQEEHLFLIHLLVELIETDLVA, from the coding sequence ATGAACAGCATCCAGAAACTTGAACGATTTCGGCGCCATGCCGAAGAATCTATGCTCCTTCGACGTGTGATCGTCGAACGCCTCGGCGAGCAGATCATTGAGTGTTCCAACCTGATCGCCGGCGTGATCGGTTCAGGCGGCAAGATCCTCCTGGCCGGAAATGGCGAGTCCGCTGCAACCGCCTCGCATTTTGCCGCGCAGTTGGTGGTCAGGTTACGCGCGGACCATTTGCGGCAGTCGCTCCCGGCGATAACTCTAGCCGGAGATACTGCTGTCCTGACCGCGGCAGCTACGGAACTTGGATTCAAAGAGATGTTTGCTCGCCAGATCGAAGGAATCGGGCACAAAGGAGACCTGCTGATCGTGATCGCTACCTCCGATGATGCCGAAAGTCTGACGCGCGCGATTCAGGTCGCGCGAGCACGCGGCATGTTGACGATCGGATTGCTTGGCGCCAATGGTGTTCGCATCGCCAATTCCGTCGACCGTGCCTTGCTCATTCCGCATCCTTCCACTCAGCGGGTGCAGGAAGAGCACCTCTTTCTGATTCACCTGCTGGTCGAATTGATCGAAACGGATCTGGTGGCATGA
- the alaS gene encoding alanine--tRNA ligase, with protein sequence MSNCTTGITRQATIKTADIRSSFLDYFVRHDHKLVASSPVVPFNDPTILFTNAGMNQFKDVFTGQRKTDYKRATSSQKCIRAGGKHNDLDNVGFTARHHTFFEMLGNFSFGDYFKEEAITFAWEWVTKTLQLPKDRLYASVYETDDDAFALWEKIAPELKNGRILRFGKKDNFWSMGDVGPCGPCTEIHIDRGPQFGTGPDDVVNGETERFVEFWNLVFMQYEQQPDGQVVPLPRPSVDTGAGLERIACIMQGVDSNYQIDLFQTIIKAISELTHAKYADNKTSHHVVADHIRALTFALADGAGISNEGRGYVLRRILRRAARHGRLLGSHEPFIYQLVPVLVAEMGAAYPEIREKQDHIQRVIRTEEEGFLRTLETGLELFDKVAKKVKASNSKIVDGETVFRLYDTYGFPADLTEIIAHEYGLTVDLIGFEDAMSRQQAQSRKGSDFKTTGAQLAKTVAKLAEDEKWSFHETKFVRGHMSVGAMVQYAALIDDSVAVILDKTPFYVESGGQISDIGRIHGDGLDITISELVNVNGYYVHIGQFAIGSIELLRPGIHLTAELDAARRWDIMRNHTATHLLHAALRQVLGEHVKQGGSYVGPDRARFDFSHHQPMSHEEIRRVEEIVNMQILEGSEVLTDVMPIEEAKKTGAMALFGEKYGDTVRVVSVPGFSKELCGGTHVQSISQIGPFMITLETGIASGVRRIESVTGRIATQMMLDSKAVRTQAAQLLGRREDEIIPAIETLKETVGSLQKELKKVKSDMFSGGGKSLGDESQIGPLKLITHYFGESDKDIMTGWLDTEKAKPGANVVVALGLTGGKPTFLASASTSAVNDHKIDVGAISKELLAQFGGRGGGKPAFAQGGVAVDTNPDEFFSRLKAMLLAKV encoded by the coding sequence TTGAGCAACTGTACAACCGGGATAACGAGGCAGGCAACCATTAAGACCGCAGATATTCGTTCCTCATTTCTGGACTACTTTGTCCGGCACGACCATAAACTGGTCGCATCATCGCCGGTCGTCCCTTTCAACGACCCGACTATCCTGTTCACAAATGCCGGGATGAACCAGTTCAAGGATGTCTTCACCGGCCAGCGGAAGACGGACTATAAACGAGCGACCAGCTCCCAGAAGTGTATCCGCGCCGGTGGCAAACATAACGACCTGGATAATGTCGGCTTCACCGCCCGCCATCACACTTTCTTTGAGATGCTCGGTAACTTTTCGTTTGGCGATTACTTCAAAGAAGAAGCGATCACATTTGCCTGGGAGTGGGTCACCAAAACTCTCCAGCTCCCCAAAGACCGGCTGTATGCCAGCGTGTACGAAACCGATGATGATGCTTTTGCGCTCTGGGAAAAGATCGCCCCTGAACTGAAGAATGGGCGGATATTGCGGTTCGGCAAAAAAGACAATTTCTGGTCGATGGGAGATGTCGGACCGTGCGGTCCCTGCACCGAGATTCATATTGATCGCGGTCCTCAGTTCGGCACCGGCCCCGATGATGTCGTCAATGGTGAGACAGAGCGCTTTGTTGAGTTCTGGAATCTGGTCTTTATGCAGTATGAACAGCAGCCGGATGGCCAGGTAGTCCCTCTCCCTCGACCCTCAGTTGATACCGGCGCTGGCCTCGAACGAATCGCCTGTATCATGCAGGGAGTCGACTCCAATTACCAGATCGACCTGTTCCAGACGATCATCAAGGCGATCTCTGAATTGACCCACGCCAAATACGCTGATAACAAGACCTCACACCATGTCGTGGCCGACCACATCCGAGCGCTGACATTCGCTCTGGCCGATGGCGCCGGGATCTCCAACGAAGGGCGCGGCTATGTGCTGCGTCGCATCCTGCGACGCGCCGCCCGCCATGGACGCTTGCTTGGTTCTCATGAACCGTTCATTTACCAGTTGGTGCCGGTATTGGTTGCAGAGATGGGCGCGGCTTATCCGGAAATACGGGAAAAGCAGGATCATATCCAGCGAGTCATCCGGACGGAAGAAGAAGGATTCCTGCGGACATTGGAAACGGGGTTGGAGCTCTTCGACAAAGTCGCCAAAAAGGTCAAAGCATCGAATTCGAAGATCGTCGATGGTGAGACCGTGTTTCGTCTCTACGATACCTACGGCTTCCCGGCCGACCTGACCGAGATCATCGCGCATGAATACGGACTGACAGTCGACCTGATCGGCTTCGAAGATGCCATGTCGCGCCAGCAGGCGCAGTCGCGCAAAGGGTCCGACTTTAAGACAACCGGCGCACAGTTGGCCAAGACAGTTGCCAAACTGGCCGAAGATGAAAAATGGTCATTCCACGAGACCAAATTCGTCCGCGGTCATATGTCGGTCGGGGCGATGGTGCAATATGCCGCTCTGATCGATGATTCCGTGGCTGTGATTCTCGACAAGACCCCATTCTATGTCGAGTCCGGCGGACAGATCAGTGATATCGGGAGAATTCACGGCGACGGTCTGGATATTACGATCTCAGAGCTGGTGAACGTGAATGGCTATTACGTGCATATCGGTCAGTTTGCGATCGGCTCGATCGAACTTCTTCGGCCCGGTATCCACTTAACCGCGGAACTTGATGCCGCCAGGCGATGGGATATCATGCGCAATCATACCGCCACCCATTTGCTGCATGCCGCACTTCGCCAGGTTCTTGGCGAACATGTCAAACAGGGAGGATCGTATGTCGGTCCCGATCGCGCCCGCTTTGATTTCTCGCATCACCAGCCGATGAGCCACGAAGAGATCCGTCGGGTCGAAGAGATCGTGAACATGCAGATTCTCGAAGGCTCCGAAGTCTTGACCGATGTCATGCCGATCGAAGAAGCGAAGAAAACCGGTGCGATGGCGTTGTTCGGCGAAAAGTACGGTGATACCGTGCGAGTCGTCTCTGTCCCTGGCTTCTCCAAAGAACTGTGCGGCGGGACACATGTGCAGAGTATCTCCCAGATCGGTCCATTCATGATCACGCTGGAAACCGGCATTGCTTCGGGAGTACGTCGCATTGAATCCGTCACCGGTCGCATCGCCACTCAGATGATGCTGGATTCCAAGGCAGTTCGCACGCAAGCAGCACAGTTGCTGGGCCGCCGCGAGGATGAGATCATTCCGGCGATCGAGACGCTTAAAGAGACGGTCGGCTCTCTGCAAAAAGAACTGAAAAAAGTCAAATCGGATATGTTCTCCGGCGGCGGCAAGTCGCTTGGCGATGAATCGCAGATCGGCCCGCTCAAACTGATCACTCATTATTTTGGCGAATCCGATAAAGATATCATGACCGGTTGGCTGGATACCGAAAAGGCAAAACCGGGAGCAAATGTCGTCGTCGCACTGGGGCTCACCGGGGGCAAGCCAACTTTCCTGGCATCTGCCAGCACTAGCGCAGTCAATGACCATAAGATCGATGTCGGTGCGATCTCTAAAGAGCTACTCGCTCAATTCGGCGGACGAGGCGGCGGTAAGCCGGCATTCGCGCAGGGCGGTGTCGCCGTCGATACCAATCCGGATGAGTTTTTTTCGCGTCTGAAAGCAATGTTGCTAGCAAAGGTATAA
- a CDS encoding regulatory protein RecX, whose amino-acid sequence MTDQSISIVECKPIGSGSRYRIIITHREKPLLVSDELVYRHRLKAGIVITQPQLEQLEAEAEQSECDHTVARLLAIREHSIGQIRVKLAQRKFKPDVIKSIIKRYADRGLLDDAHFAHDQGSRFLAHNPAGREFLINWLRRKHIDRDLAETTADMLLGEQDEVTLAVQSLERKWNSLKEFDLERARTKAYTYLSRRGIGYSAAKAAFEQLYNRDNEAGNH is encoded by the coding sequence ATGACCGATCAGTCGATCTCTATAGTCGAATGCAAGCCGATCGGAAGCGGCAGCCGCTACCGAATTATCATCACCCATCGCGAAAAACCGCTGTTGGTCTCGGATGAACTGGTCTACCGTCACCGGCTCAAAGCCGGGATCGTGATCACTCAGCCGCAGCTCGAGCAACTCGAGGCCGAAGCGGAGCAGTCGGAGTGTGATCATACCGTTGCTCGTCTGCTGGCGATCCGGGAGCATTCAATCGGCCAGATCAGGGTCAAGCTCGCCCAGCGAAAGTTCAAGCCGGACGTGATCAAGTCGATCATCAAGCGATATGCCGATCGCGGATTGCTCGATGATGCCCACTTTGCCCATGACCAGGGATCACGTTTCCTGGCGCATAACCCGGCGGGCCGGGAATTCCTGATCAACTGGTTGCGGCGGAAACATATCGACCGCGACCTGGCCGAAACCACCGCCGATATGCTGCTCGGAGAGCAGGATGAAGTGACGCTGGCGGTTCAGTCGCTTGAGCGCAAGTGGAACAGCCTCAAGGAATTTGACCTTGAACGAGCCCGCACCAAAGCATATACTTATTTGAGCCGGAGGGGGATCGGCTACTCGGCCGCCAAAGCGGCCTTTGAGCAACTGTACAACCGGGATAACGAGGCAGGCAACCATTAA
- a CDS encoding DUF4388 domain-containing protein, protein MELDLQGNISKFTLPEIFQLIAAGRKSGTLGIQKDDSIVMIYFESGDIIYGYGPRQTFHLGQLLKERRKLSASQLEEAVQAQAKTENTKRLGEIMIAKGFIDRADLEAVIKEQIEFLLFSLLTWQDGTFKFYENQYPTEEEVTVRLSVENVILEGLRRIDELNMVNEVLPDRSVVYTISASQGGRTRAVTLQAAEWNIMALVDGHRTVNDICRDSHLGQEESLKRLALLKLSGIITPTERKPIMSTKNIPSPELEKMVNRLAGLFEEYLHQKSSSRLTTTRNITTTTIGDTVESR, encoded by the coding sequence ATGGAACTCGATTTGCAGGGAAACATATCCAAATTTACGCTACCGGAGATTTTCCAACTGATCGCGGCTGGACGCAAATCCGGAACACTCGGCATCCAAAAAGACGACTCGATCGTCATGATCTACTTCGAGTCCGGCGATATCATTTACGGCTACGGTCCGCGCCAGACTTTTCATCTCGGCCAACTCCTGAAAGAACGTCGCAAACTCTCCGCCTCCCAGTTAGAGGAAGCGGTACAAGCGCAGGCCAAGACTGAAAATACGAAGCGCCTTGGCGAGATCATGATCGCCAAGGGGTTTATCGACAGGGCTGATCTCGAAGCGGTCATCAAAGAGCAGATCGAATTCCTGCTTTTCTCCCTGCTGACCTGGCAGGATGGGACATTCAAGTTCTACGAGAATCAGTATCCGACCGAAGAAGAAGTGACTGTCCGGTTGTCGGTTGAAAATGTCATTCTCGAGGGGCTCCGCCGGATCGACGAACTGAACATGGTCAACGAAGTTCTGCCGGACCGCAGCGTTGTGTATACCATCTCGGCCTCGCAGGGCGGGCGGACCCGAGCGGTCACCCTCCAAGCGGCGGAGTGGAATATCATGGCGCTGGTCGATGGCCACCGCACGGTCAACGATATCTGCCGCGACAGCCATCTTGGTCAGGAAGAATCACTAAAACGGCTCGCGCTCCTGAAGCTGTCCGGGATAATCACCCCGACCGAGCGCAAACCGATCATGTCGACAAAGAATATTCCGTCGCCGGAGCTTGAGAAGATGGTCAATCGGCTGGCAGGGCTGTTCGAAGAGTACCTGCATCAGAAATCAAGTTCGCGGCTGACCACCACGCGGAATATCACGACCACTACTATCGGAGACACGGTTGAGTCGCGCTGA
- a CDS encoding geranylgeranylglyceryl/heptaprenylglyceryl phosphate synthase — protein MSVFARLIETRAKKGGGFLLLLDPDRITQREYLRLAEAAQESGVDAILIGSSFVLRSNFPAAVQAIKEVTELPVIIFPGSITQITEHADAILFTSLLSGRNATYLIDEQVKGAPIIKESGIEPIPTGYLLIESGNLTSVQFVSGSPPIPSGKHDIAAAHALAAEYLGMKLVYLEAGSGAKVPVPVEMVREVSSYISIPVIVGGGLKTPESVAARIEAGASFVVVGNHFESDHNLQHLRELTAAAHPKQTIRV, from the coding sequence GTGTCGGTATTTGCACGGCTGATCGAAACACGGGCTAAAAAGGGAGGTGGTTTCCTTCTGCTGCTGGATCCTGACCGGATCACGCAACGGGAATATCTCCGCCTTGCCGAGGCCGCGCAAGAATCAGGCGTGGATGCCATACTCATCGGGTCTTCCTTCGTGCTTCGCAGCAATTTCCCAGCCGCGGTCCAGGCGATCAAAGAAGTAACCGAACTTCCAGTGATCATCTTCCCTGGCTCAATAACCCAGATCACTGAGCATGCCGATGCCATCCTCTTCACCTCACTGCTCTCCGGCCGGAATGCCACTTATCTCATCGATGAACAGGTCAAGGGGGCGCCGATCATTAAGGAGTCAGGGATCGAACCGATCCCGACAGGCTATCTGCTGATCGAGTCAGGCAATCTGACCTCGGTGCAATTCGTTTCCGGTTCGCCGCCGATCCCGAGCGGTAAACATGATATCGCCGCGGCCCACGCGTTAGCCGCCGAATATCTCGGTATGAAACTGGTTTATCTGGAGGCAGGCTCCGGCGCGAAAGTGCCGGTACCAGTGGAAATGGTCCGCGAGGTATCCTCGTACATTTCTATTCCGGTGATCGTAGGAGGCGGACTTAAGACTCCGGAGTCTGTCGCCGCTCGCATTGAAGCCGGGGCGTCATTTGTAGTTGTCGGCAATCATTTTGAAAGCGATCACAATCTGCAGCATCTTCGCGAACTCACCGCCGCTGCACATCCCAAACAGACCATTCGCGTATGA